A section of the Oncorhynchus nerka isolate Pitt River linkage group LG3, Oner_Uvic_2.0, whole genome shotgun sequence genome encodes:
- the LOC115122829 gene encoding nectin-3-like isoform X3 yields MLRELCCVILLIVQRDTEIPPVVSVTVDVAPVIGENEVVLSTCVAAGAKPQAEVTWKTGEFGSLLRTVTNSTQHTNGTTTVLSHLLGVPTKAANQQQVQCVVNQSALVTEKTYNYSINIHYPPQSVNITLSEASKATVFLCVADSNPHPNYTWSRVVQPWPGSSVRAEGDKLHLLSLSSELNGLYVCQASNPYGRATGSLYVHTSSESSAACWVLLVVILCLIVAAAALIWYRCKYRQFTWSSFVAKAPEQTVSVSSKTRRHDKVEEGEDDSLTATVQTRTEPEEEEEVS; encoded by the exons TTCCTCCAGTAGTGAGTGTGACAGTTGATGTTGCTCCTGTCATTGGGGAGAATGAGGTTGTCTTGTCAACCTGCGTGGCTGCTGGTGCCAAGCCACAGGCAGAAGTGACATGGAAGACAGGTGAATTCGGCAGTTTGTTGAGGACGGTGACCAACTCCACCCAGCACACCAATGGCACCACCACAGTACTCAGCCACCTGCTCGGGGTACCAACCAAGGCAGCCAATCAGCAGCAGGTCCAGTGTGTGGTCAACCAGTCTGCCCTGGTAACAGAGAAGACCTACAACTACagcataaacatccact atCCACCTCAGTCAGTGAACATTACCCTTAGTGAGGCCTCTAAAGCCACAGTCTTCCTTTGTGTAGCAGACAGCAACCCACACCCCAACTACACCTGGAGCAG agtgGTCCAGCCATGGCCTGGGTCTTCAGTGAGAGCCGAGGGAGACAAACTGCACCTCCTCAGTCTCAGCTCTGAGCTGAATGGTCTCTATGTCTGTCAGGCCTCCAACCCCTACGGACGAGCCACTGGCTCCCTCTATGTACACACATCCTCTG agTCCTCTGCTGCCTGTTGGGTTCTACTCGTTGTCATTCTCTGTCTGATTGTTGCTGCGGCTGCACTCATATGGTACCGGTGCAAATACAGACAATTTACTTG GAGTTCATTCGTGGCCAAGGCACCAGAACAG ACTGTATCGGTATCTTCCAAGACGAGGAGACATGACAAGGTTGAGGAAGGTGAAGATGACTCATTGACTGCAACTGTCCAAACCAGGACGGAgcctgaggaagaggaagaagtaTCATGA